A portion of the Desulfovibrio sp. Fe33 genome contains these proteins:
- the dsrP gene encoding sulfate reduction electron transfer complex DsrMKJOP subunit DsrP, with protein sequence MLELALKGSKRYYGWIAFLLVLIGIGSTALVDQWINGLTITGMSRDVSWGFYISQFTYLVGLAASGVMIVLPNYFHSYKTNKHMVIFGEFMAIAACIMCLLFIVVDIGQPTRMMNMIFHPTPNSILFWDMIVLNGYLFLNLLVGWTCLQADRQHLPHPQWLKPFIYISIIWAFSIHTVTAFLYQGLPGRHYWLTAILAARFLASAFCSGPAILLLVMMITEKFTSFKMAKNAISTLVKIIAYAMCVNMFFFALEIFTSFYSNIPGHMHPILYLFEHASSGLVTLMWTFIAFAAISITLLVTPRFRNNYKLLPWTLGILIVATWIDKGLGLLIGGFNPTPFETITSYWPTGKELMVSMMVYAIGALVVTVLFKIATEVKAEVGHSQKLDCGCSSEDTCECAPEEAPAEA encoded by the coding sequence ATGCTTGAATTAGCTCTCAAAGGCTCCAAGAGATACTACGGCTGGATCGCGTTCCTCCTGGTTCTCATTGGCATCGGTTCCACCGCCCTGGTGGACCAGTGGATAAACGGCCTGACGATCACCGGCATGAGCCGCGACGTGTCCTGGGGATTCTACATCTCCCAGTTCACCTACCTGGTCGGCCTGGCCGCCTCCGGCGTCATGATCGTGCTGCCGAACTACTTCCACTCGTATAAGACCAACAAGCACATGGTCATCTTCGGCGAGTTCATGGCCATCGCTGCGTGTATAATGTGCCTGCTGTTCATCGTCGTGGACATCGGGCAGCCCACCCGCATGATGAACATGATCTTCCATCCCACTCCGAACTCCATTCTGTTCTGGGATATGATCGTGCTCAACGGCTACCTGTTCCTGAACCTGCTCGTGGGCTGGACCTGCCTGCAGGCGGACCGTCAGCACCTGCCTCACCCGCAGTGGCTCAAGCCGTTCATCTACATCTCGATCATCTGGGCCTTCTCGATCCATACCGTGACCGCGTTCCTGTACCAGGGCCTGCCCGGCCGCCACTACTGGCTCACCGCCATCCTGGCCGCCCGCTTCCTGGCTTCCGCGTTCTGCTCCGGTCCCGCGATCCTGCTGCTCGTCATGATGATCACGGAGAAGTTCACCAGCTTCAAGATGGCCAAAAACGCCATTTCCACGCTCGTGAAGATCATCGCCTACGCCATGTGCGTGAACATGTTCTTCTTCGCGCTGGAAATCTTCACCTCGTTCTACTCGAACATCCCGGGCCACATGCACCCGATCCTTTACCTGTTCGAGCACGCGAGCTCCGGCCTGGTCACTCTGATGTGGACCTTCATCGCCTTTGCCGCGATCTCCATCACCCTGCTGGTGACCCCGCGCTTCCGCAACAACTACAAGCTGCTGCCCTGGACTCTCGGCATCCTGATCGTCGCGACCTGGATCGACAAGGGTCTTGGCCTGCTCATCGGCGGGTTCAACCCCACGCCGTTCGAGACCATCACCTCGTACTGGCCCACCGGCAAGGAACTCATGGTTTCCATGATGGTCTACGCCATCGGCGCCCTGGTGGTGACGGTGCTCTTTAAGATCGCCACCGAGGTCAAGGCCGAAGTGGGTCATTCCCAGAAGCTGGACTGCGGTTGTTCCTCCGAGGACACCTGCGAGTGCGCTCCTGAGGAAGCCCCGGCCGAAGCCTAG
- a CDS encoding FmdE family protein — translation MNIGQYTFEEFKKKAKEFHGYPAPGLLIGGYMVEAAKARLPEGTLFEAMVESGKCLPDAVQLLTLCSTGNNWMKVKLLGRYAVSLYDKYTGKGIRVAVDQEKLKDWPEIRSWFMKEKPKAEQDTERLFAEIEQAGDTICSIRPVTISKKYLGHGHMTTIDVCPVCGEAYPGSDGSICRGCQGEAPYESMEGAFCVDDAPDLKTVPVEEAVGKKAVHDMTGIEPGESKGPITKAGDVFDIGDVCRLQRIGKFNVYDGDAVPGDEWVHENDAVKAFAKRMAGPGITYDPNPEEGKINFFAEYAGMLSIDLDALNRFNLSPDVMLATRHDGSLMPEGKGVAGTRAIPLYISRDKLSRALTALGEGPVLSILPLKPAKVGILVTGTEVFQGLIEDKFIPIISSKVIHLGCTVHMTDIVPDDREAITRAATAMLEGGCELVVTTAGMSVDPDDVTRAALVDAGLHGDLYGVPMLPGTMTLVGKLRNAAIIGVPACALFYKTTAFDVVLPRILAGQELRRKDLARFGEGGFCMNCKTCSFPKCPFGK, via the coding sequence ATGAATATTGGCCAGTACACTTTTGAAGAGTTCAAGAAGAAAGCCAAGGAATTTCACGGATATCCAGCTCCAGGCCTGTTGATAGGCGGGTACATGGTGGAGGCGGCCAAGGCGCGTCTTCCCGAAGGTACGCTGTTCGAGGCCATGGTCGAGTCGGGCAAATGTCTGCCGGACGCGGTCCAGCTTCTGACCCTGTGCTCCACAGGCAATAACTGGATGAAGGTCAAGCTTCTCGGCCGATATGCCGTGTCCCTGTACGACAAGTACACCGGCAAGGGAATCCGCGTGGCCGTGGATCAGGAAAAGCTCAAGGATTGGCCGGAGATTCGCTCCTGGTTCATGAAGGAGAAACCCAAGGCCGAGCAGGACACCGAACGGCTTTTCGCCGAAATCGAGCAGGCTGGGGACACCATCTGTTCCATTCGGCCCGTGACCATTTCCAAGAAATACCTGGGACATGGGCACATGACCACTATCGATGTCTGTCCCGTCTGCGGCGAGGCGTACCCCGGTTCCGACGGCTCCATCTGCCGTGGTTGCCAGGGTGAGGCTCCCTACGAGTCCATGGAAGGGGCGTTCTGCGTCGATGATGCGCCGGATCTCAAGACCGTGCCCGTCGAGGAGGCCGTGGGCAAGAAGGCCGTGCACGACATGACCGGCATCGAGCCCGGCGAGTCCAAAGGCCCGATCACCAAGGCCGGGGATGTTTTCGATATAGGCGATGTCTGCCGCCTGCAACGCATCGGCAAGTTCAACGTCTATGACGGCGACGCCGTTCCCGGCGACGAGTGGGTCCATGAGAACGACGCGGTCAAGGCGTTCGCCAAACGCATGGCCGGTCCCGGCATCACCTACGATCCGAATCCGGAAGAGGGCAAGATCAACTTCTTCGCGGAGTATGCCGGTATGCTCTCCATCGACCTGGACGCGCTGAACAGGTTCAACCTCTCCCCGGACGTCATGCTGGCCACCCGGCACGACGGTTCGCTCATGCCTGAAGGCAAGGGCGTGGCCGGAACCCGCGCCATTCCCCTTTACATCTCGCGCGACAAGCTCAGCCGCGCCCTGACCGCCCTTGGCGAAGGGCCGGTCCTGTCCATTCTGCCGCTCAAGCCCGCCAAGGTCGGTATTCTCGTTACCGGCACCGAGGTCTTTCAGGGGCTCATCGAGGACAAGTTTATCCCCATTATCTCGTCCAAGGTTATTCACCTCGGTTGCACGGTACACATGACCGATATCGTGCCCGACGATCGGGAAGCCATCACCCGCGCGGCCACGGCCATGCTGGAAGGCGGCTGCGAGCTTGTCGTCACCACGGCGGGCATGTCTGTCGACCCGGACGACGTCACGCGGGCGGCCCTGGTGGACGCCGGTCTGCACGGAGACCTGTACGGCGTCCCCATGCTGCCCGGCACCATGACCCTGGTGGGCAAGCTGCGGAATGCCGCCATCATCGGCGTGCCTGCCTGCGCCCTGTTCTACAAGACCACGGCTTTTGACGTGGTCCTGCCCCGCATCCTGGCCGGGCAGGAACTCCGCCGCAAGGATTTGGCTCGCTTCGGCGAAGGCGGGTTCTGCATGAACTGCAAGACCTGCTCGTTCCCCAAGTGTCCGTTCGGGAAGTAA
- a CDS encoding D-lyxose/D-mannose family sugar isomerase codes for MKRSEINTLIQDAKDFFASFRFALPPWAFWSPEQWKGKGASEVVQNQLGWDLTDYGAGDFEHRGLILFTIRNGNLAARHPKKYAEKIMIVREDQVCPMHFHWAKTEDIINRGGGNLVIELYGSTPSEELAREPLAVSVDGFTRIVQPGGKIILTPGESIFLEQGMYHRFYGEPGKGKVLVGEVSSVNDDNTDNRFHEPQARFPEIDEDEAPLHLLCTDYPNYV; via the coding sequence ATGAAACGCAGCGAAATCAACACCCTTATCCAGGACGCCAAGGACTTCTTCGCCTCCTTCCGGTTCGCCCTGCCGCCGTGGGCCTTCTGGTCTCCGGAGCAATGGAAGGGCAAGGGCGCGTCAGAAGTGGTCCAAAACCAGCTCGGCTGGGATTTGACCGACTACGGGGCGGGCGATTTCGAGCATCGGGGGCTGATCCTGTTTACCATCCGCAACGGCAACCTCGCCGCCAGACACCCCAAGAAGTATGCGGAAAAAATCATGATCGTCCGGGAAGACCAAGTCTGTCCCATGCACTTCCACTGGGCCAAGACCGAGGACATCATCAACCGGGGCGGCGGCAACCTGGTTATCGAGTTGTACGGCTCCACCCCCTCCGAAGAGCTGGCCCGGGAACCCCTGGCCGTTTCCGTGGACGGCTTTACCCGCATCGTCCAGCCCGGCGGAAAGATCATCCTGACGCCCGGCGAATCCATATTTCTCGAACAGGGCATGTACCACCGCTTCTACGGCGAGCCCGGCAAGGGCAAAGTCCTGGTGGGCGAAGTTTCGTCCGTGAACGACGACAACACCGACAACAGGTTCCATGAACCGCAGGCCCGTTTCCCTGAAATCGACGAGGATGAAGCTCCGCTTCACCTGTTGTGCACCGACTATCCGAACTATGTGTAG
- the dsrJ gene encoding sulfate reduction electron transfer complex DsrMKJOP subunit DsrJ: protein MYNGFAIVAGLVIFFAMLTAPFALGTMTKQYKEPELKLPVNEKECIESTEYMRTNHMQLLNEWRDWALRDGKRTYTNHAGKEFSISLQNTCMKCHTSKADFCDKCHNDAGVSPYCWDCHVQPEGLK, encoded by the coding sequence ATGTACAACGGATTTGCTATCGTCGCCGGGCTGGTCATCTTCTTCGCGATGCTGACCGCTCCCTTCGCGCTCGGCACCATGACCAAGCAGTACAAGGAACCCGAGCTCAAGCTGCCCGTGAACGAGAAGGAGTGCATCGAATCCACCGAGTACATGCGCACCAATCACATGCAGCTCTTGAACGAATGGCGCGACTGGGCGCTGCGTGACGGCAAGAGGACCTATACCAACCACGCTGGCAAGGAGTTCTCCATCTCCCTGCAGAACACCTGCATGAAGTGCCACACCAGCAAGGCCGACTTCTGCGACAAGTGTCACAACGACGCGGGTGTCTCTCCCTACTGCTGGGATTGCCACGTTCAGCCGGAGGGTTTGAAATAA
- the dsrK gene encoding sulfate reduction electron transfer complex DsrMKJOP subunit DsrK, with the protein MSDIPKADELFKSIDYNPPVTGWMETPVDFSPGHWCYPAKPEKIAYMDKKLPGLWGEPRTWMPSDADWKLPPNWKETVVNGFRERLKKFRSLQLFMDICVRCGACADKCHYFIGSGDPKNMPVLRAELMRSVYRGEFTLAGKILSKFTGSRVMEEHVLKEWFIYFYQCTQCRRCSLFCPYGIDTAEMTMMARELMHLVGLNTNWIMEPVSNCNITGNHLGIQPHAFKDIVDFMVDDIEEVTGRRVKAPLNEKGHEILFITPSGDVFADPGIYTFMGYLLLFDYLDLDYTMSTYASEGGNFGSFTNNEVMKKLNAKMYAEAERLGCKWILGGECGHMWRVVHQYMDTMNGDNQWSGMTTPKSPITGTVFDTAAATKMLHITEFTADLIKHNKLKLDPSRNDHLRVTFHDSCNPARGMGLLEEPRYVLKHVCNNFFEMPPATIREQTFCCAGGSGLNTDEIMEIRLRGGLPRGNALRYVQEKHGVNLMACICAIDRATLIPLADYWAPGVTIAGTHELVANALVLEEGEVRTMDMRQEPLPGFEDEEDDWTPPSKEDA; encoded by the coding sequence ATGTCCGACATTCCCAAAGCAGATGAGCTCTTCAAGAGCATAGATTACAATCCGCCCGTGACCGGATGGATGGAAACCCCGGTAGACTTCTCGCCGGGCCATTGGTGTTACCCCGCCAAGCCCGAAAAGATCGCCTACATGGACAAGAAGCTGCCCGGCCTGTGGGGCGAGCCGCGTACATGGATGCCTTCCGACGCCGATTGGAAGCTGCCCCCCAACTGGAAGGAGACCGTGGTCAACGGTTTCCGCGAGCGGCTCAAGAAGTTCCGCTCCCTCCAGTTGTTCATGGACATCTGCGTGCGTTGCGGCGCTTGCGCCGACAAGTGTCACTACTTCATCGGCTCCGGCGATCCCAAGAACATGCCCGTGCTCCGCGCCGAGCTGATGCGCTCGGTCTACCGCGGCGAGTTCACCCTGGCAGGCAAGATCCTGTCCAAGTTCACCGGCTCCCGCGTCATGGAAGAGCATGTCCTGAAGGAGTGGTTCATCTACTTCTATCAGTGCACCCAGTGCCGCCGCTGCTCCCTGTTCTGCCCCTACGGCATCGACACCGCGGAAATGACCATGATGGCCCGCGAGCTCATGCACCTGGTCGGCCTGAACACCAACTGGATCATGGAGCCGGTCTCCAACTGTAACATCACCGGCAACCACCTCGGCATTCAGCCCCATGCCTTCAAGGATATCGTGGACTTCATGGTCGACGACATCGAGGAAGTCACCGGCCGCCGGGTCAAGGCCCCGCTGAACGAGAAGGGCCACGAGATCCTGTTCATCACGCCGTCCGGCGACGTGTTCGCCGACCCCGGCATCTACACCTTCATGGGCTACCTGCTCCTGTTCGACTATCTCGACCTGGATTACACCATGTCGACCTATGCGTCCGAGGGCGGCAACTTCGGCTCGTTCACCAACAACGAAGTCATGAAGAAGCTCAACGCCAAGATGTACGCCGAGGCCGAGCGCCTGGGCTGTAAATGGATTCTCGGCGGCGAGTGCGGCCACATGTGGCGCGTGGTGCACCAGTACATGGACACCATGAACGGCGACAACCAGTGGTCCGGCATGACCACCCCGAAATCGCCCATCACCGGTACCGTGTTCGACACCGCGGCGGCCACCAAGATGCTCCACATCACCGAGTTCACCGCTGACCTCATCAAGCACAACAAGCTGAAGCTGGACCCCAGCCGCAACGACCACCTGCGCGTCACCTTCCACGACTCCTGCAACCCCGCCCGGGGCATGGGCCTGCTGGAAGAGCCGCGCTACGTGCTCAAGCATGTGTGCAACAACTTCTTCGAGATGCCCCCCGCGACCATCCGCGAGCAGACCTTCTGCTGTGCGGGCGGCTCCGGCCTGAACACCGACGAGATCATGGAAATCCGTCTGCGCGGCGGCCTGCCCCGCGGCAACGCCCTGCGCTACGTGCAGGAAAAGCACGGCGTCAACCTGATGGCCTGCATCTGCGCTATCGACCGTGCGACCCTGATCCCGCTGGCCGATTACTGGGCTCCGGGCGTGACCATCGCCGGTACCCACGAGCTGGTCGCAAACGCCCTGGTTCTCGAAGAGGGCGAGGTCCGCACCATGGACATGCGGCAGGAACCCCTCCCCGGTTTCGAGGACGAAGAGGACGATTGGACGCCCCCGAGCAAGGAGGATGCATAA
- the dsrO gene encoding sulfate reduction electron transfer complex DsrMKJOP subunit DsrO has product MKNSRRTFIKLAGIAAAGLAVAPKKVLASSGGHSPVKVNATASHAKHWAMVIDTTKLHTAEAIDELAKVCHHIHNVPSIEGKKEVKWLWHDTYGHSFPEQENPHLAEEVHERVFPLLCNHCENPPCVRVCPTKATFQRPDGIVAMDYHRCIGCRYCMAGCPYGSRSFNWGDPRLNLDMANLNPEFPTRMRGVVEKCNFCVERLAVGKQPACVEASNGAMFFGDLKDPDSEVRKVLREKFTIRRKPSAGTEPSVYYII; this is encoded by the coding sequence ATGAAGAACAGCAGAAGAACCTTCATCAAGCTTGCCGGTATCGCTGCCGCCGGTCTGGCCGTGGCCCCCAAAAAGGTCCTGGCCTCGAGCGGCGGACACTCCCCGGTCAAGGTCAATGCCACGGCCTCCCATGCGAAGCATTGGGCCATGGTCATCGACACCACCAAGCTGCACACTGCCGAAGCCATCGACGAGCTGGCCAAGGTCTGCCACCACATCCACAACGTGCCCTCCATCGAGGGCAAGAAGGAAGTGAAGTGGCTGTGGCACGATACCTACGGCCATTCCTTCCCCGAGCAGGAGAACCCGCATCTGGCGGAAGAGGTTCACGAGCGCGTCTTCCCGCTTCTGTGCAACCACTGTGAGAATCCCCCGTGCGTGCGCGTCTGCCCCACCAAGGCGACCTTCCAGCGCCCGGACGGCATCGTGGCCATGGACTACCACCGCTGTATCGGCTGCCGGTACTGCATGGCGGGCTGTCCCTACGGCTCCCGCTCGTTCAACTGGGGCGATCCCCGGCTGAACCTGGATATGGCCAACCTGAACCCGGAGTTCCCCACCCGTATGCGCGGCGTCGTCGAGAAGTGCAACTTCTGCGTCGAGCGTCTGGCCGTGGGCAAGCAGCCCGCCTGTGTGGAGGCATCGAACGGCGCCATGTTCTTCGGCGATCTGAAGGATCCGGATTCCGAAGTCCGCAAGGTGCTTCGCGAGAAGTTCACCATTCGTCGTAAACCCTCGGCAGGCACTGAGCCCAGTGTTTACTACATCATCTAG
- a CDS encoding bactofilin family protein, whose protein sequence is MGLFSQEKAKENSELNAFLGVGTEYKGKLEFVGTVRIDGRFEGEITTDGVLILGRKAYIEGLVRVGQLNSCGEIRGEVHVKEKAVFEKTSVLKGSLDTSVLVVEQGALVEGTIHMTGAETMASKPKVVSANFGGSATEPAAGEPDVAKTGSDDGGA, encoded by the coding sequence ATGGGCCTCTTTTCTCAAGAGAAAGCCAAGGAAAATTCCGAATTGAACGCCTTCCTGGGCGTGGGTACCGAATACAAGGGTAAGCTTGAATTCGTCGGCACCGTCCGCATCGACGGCCGGTTTGAGGGCGAAATCACCACCGACGGCGTGCTCATCCTGGGCCGTAAGGCCTACATCGAGGGGCTGGTCCGCGTGGGACAGCTCAACTCCTGTGGTGAAATCCGCGGCGAAGTCCACGTCAAGGAAAAGGCCGTGTTCGAAAAGACCAGCGTGCTCAAGGGCAGCCTTGACACATCGGTCCTTGTTGTGGAACAGGGCGCTCTGGTCGAAGGGACCATCCACATGACCGGCGCGGAGACTATGGCCTCCAAGCCCAAGGTCGTGTCTGCGAATTTCGGCGGCAGCGCAACAGAGCCCGCCGCCGGCGAACCTGACGTCGCCAAGACCGGCTCCGACGACGGCGGGGCCTAA